A single window of Ananas comosus cultivar F153 linkage group 19, ASM154086v1, whole genome shotgun sequence DNA harbors:
- the LOC109725057 gene encoding thiamine-repressible mitochondrial transport protein THI74, whose amino-acid sequence MQPPGDRNPESGSMRKIDTSCYSWKCIRRWVGTDTWRWSLGLLYIVAVAAIWIAASYIVQSVVDSGVSPFLITYICNSLFIIYIPIVEFARYFEDSLEKFWLLFSNKNDLDMQRSGELENINLLQENDHQAVQSVPNLPEEDNTLALPESTTIVEDSTKQVDEKGRWTRTRVARVSLLICPFWFFAQLTFNLSLKYTTVTSNTILSSTSSLFTFLVALVFLGETFTWVKLISVLLCMGGTIIVSLADSNSTANAIATNPLLGDILTLISAGLYAVYITLIRKKLPDEKEGQGQASTAQFLGYLGLFNMLIFLPVALVLNFAKLEPFHKLTWEQVGLIVGKGLLDNVLSDYLWAKAIHLTTTTVATAGLTIQVPIAAIVDSLTGHAPHLLNYVGAAAVLVGFAGINVPSDSPTKIEVTQQQEQDAESITVINHRLELSHEGGESPIS is encoded by the exons ATGCAACCCCCTGGCGATCGAAACCCCGAATCAG GAAGTATGAGAAAGATAGATACATCGTGTTATTCTTGGAAATGCATTCGGAGATGGGTTGGCACAGATACATGGAGATGGTCTCTGGGTTTACTTTATATTGTTGCAGTTGCAGCCATATGGATTGCTGCAAGTTATATAGTTCAATCGGTTGTAGATTCTGGCGTTTCTCCTTTCCTAATAACCTACATCTGCAATTCGCTATTTATAATCTATATACCTATCGTGGAATTTGCACGGTACTTTGAAGATTCACTAGAAAAGTTTTGGCTATTATTTAGTAATAAGAATGATTTAGACATGCAACGATCTGGTGAATTGGAGAACATAAATCTCTTACAAGAAAATGATCATCAAGCGGTCCAATCTGTACCAAACCTCCCTGAAGAGGATAACACTCTTGCTCTGCCTGAATCAACTACAATTGTTGAAGATTCTACAAAGCAAGTAGATGAGAAGGGGCGGTGGACTCGCACTCGTGTGGCTAGAGTCAGCTTGTTAATATGCCCTTTTTGGTTTTTTGCGCAGCTCACATTCAATCTCTCTCTGAAGTACACCACGGTCACG TCAAATACTATCTTAAGCAGTACTTCTAGCCTCTTCACATTTTTGGTGGCGCTAGTATTTCTTGGAGAAACATTTACTTGGGTGAAGCTAATCAGTGTTCTTCTCTGCATGGGAGGAACAATAATAGTCAGTCTAGCTGATTCAAATTCCACAGCGAATGCTATTGCGACGAACCCTCTTCTTGGAGACATTCTTACCCTTATTTCGGCGGGCTTGTACGCTGTGTACATCACCCTGATACGGAAAAAATTGCCTGATGAGAAAGAAGGTCAAGGCCAAGCAAGTACAGCTCAGTTTCTTGGATATCTTGGGTTGTTTAATATGTTAATTTTTCTTCCTGTTGCACTTGTGTTGAATTTCGCTAAGCTAGAGCCATTCCACAAGCTAACGTGGGAGCAAGTTGGTCTCATTGTTGGAAAAG GATTACTAGATAATGTGCTAAGTGATTACTTATGGGCAAAGGCCATACACCTTACCACGACCACGGTGGCAACAGCCGGCCTTACAATTCAGGTCCCAATAGCCGCCATTGTGGACTCTCTAACTGGCCATGCTCCTCATCTCCTCAACTATGTCGGAGCTGCTGCAGTTTTGGTTGGATTTGCGGGGATCAACGTTCCATCTGATTCTCCCACCAAAATTGAAGTCACTCAACAGCAAGAACAAGACGCCGAGAGCATAACTGTGATCAATCACCGCCTCGAATTGTCGCATGAAGGTGGCGAATCTCCTATTTCTTAA